In a single window of the Metopolophium dirhodum isolate CAU chromosome 2, ASM1992520v1, whole genome shotgun sequence genome:
- the LOC132939769 gene encoding rho GTPase-activating protein 19 isoform X1 — protein sequence MAMELLDMNEDWKLANKLRIEDSEQFYTLVRMHLSFILESNIKEGDCSVEEKSKIKPIKWSFMKKDKCSVKGVMDGAPITQEGICQVYQLIDFLSQEENVMQEGIFRRNGSITRQQELKALLNQGQTLDLYNGQFTVHDCATVLKSFLAEQPEPIMTEAFYPAYCQISEFCQKMEINNNSQRLLRALQLLLLLLPFDNLVLLKDIIKLLHFTALHSDKNRMPPDNLATLFTGHLIVPRKLPAEELYQITQNLSHIVIYMIKLGFDLFKIPPNLSVDIRAYWSKKTLQPVKEEGTVATTVFSFTDRTTTTKENEENPTVKALAELYAHVHNLPESAEKRRMFIKRVSNHNSVITPNRSLTNSIKKHIFKKGSKFKQGSMKSAERQQLKLAEEKTKPSTATSSDKENKDDSFKIKKNGTKKLPIKEIKYSKIEDHCSPKLDLDTPVDCFSTPNVVKRIKRCTSTPSAVTPHQQHPNDDMSPITQSAQKMTKSMQETMMTPRSRKPVVALSNSNIHKMKPCNSDSSISNLPSRQSLNSVSSNPYYLMTSGDSLSSSFRDYLFSQSVLTASPVDLSFGDTSASSTQSLLSDLEDGQLQFSKCTSSTESLPKRKRLTSENFNETLL from the exons atgGCAATGGAATTGTTGGATATGAATGAAGATTGGAAACTAGCTAATAAACTTAGAATAGAAGATTCTGAACAATTTTACACTTTGGTTCGAATGCATTTGTCATTTATACTGGAATCTAACATTAAAGA AGGGGATTGTTCAGTtgaagaaaaatcaaaaatcaaaccTATTAAATGGTCTTTTATGAAAAAAGACAAATGTTCCGTGAAAGGCGTTATGGATGGAGCACCAATTACTCAAGAAGGAATTTGTCAAGTATATCAACTTATTGATTTCTTGTCTCAAGAAgaaa atgtcATGCAAGAAGGTATATTTCGTAGAAATGGTTCAATCACCCGACAACAAGAACTGAAAGCACTTTTAAACCAAGGGCAAACATTAGATTTATACAACGGACAGTTTACTGTGCATGATTGTGCAACTGTTTTGAAATCGTTTTTAGCTGAACAACCTGAACCAATAATGACAGAAGCATTTTATCCAGCATATTGTCAAATATCAG AATTCTGTCAGAAAATGGAGATTAACAATAACAGTCAACGTTTACTGAGAGCGCTACAacttttgttgttgttattaccATTTGataatttggttttattaaaaGATATCATAAAATTACTTCACTTCACTGCTTTACATTCAGACAAGAACAGAATGCCACCAGACAATTTAGCAACATTATTTACTGGTCACTTAATTGTTCCAAGaaag ttaccaGCAGAAGAACTTTATCAGATAACTCAAAATCTATCACATATTGTCATTTATATGATTAAATTAGGATTTGACTTATTCAAAATCCCACCAAATTTATCTGTAGATATAAGAGCTTATTGGTCCAAAAAAACTTTACAACCTGTTAAG GAGGAAGGTACAGTTGCTACAACAGTGTTTTCATTCACTGATCGTACAACTACCACTAAAGAAAATGAAGAAAATCCAACAGTTAAAGCATTGGCTGAATTATATGCTCATGTACATAATCTACCAGAATCTGCAGAAAAGCGTAGAATGTTTATTAAACGTGTTAGCAATCACAATTCTGTTATTACACCAAATAGAAGTCTTACAAATTCTATCAAA aaacacatttttaaaaaaggatCAAAGTTTAAACAAGGTTCAATGAAGTCTGCAGAACGACAGCAACTAAAA CTTGCAGAAGAAAAAACCAAACCATCCACAGCTACTTCTTCAGATAAAGAAAATAAGGatgattcatttaaaattaagaaaaatggcacaaaaaaattaccaattaaagaaattaaatactCAAAGATTGAAGACCATTGTTCACCCAAACTGGATCTTGATACACCAGTTGATTGTTTTTCTACGCCCAATGTTGTTAAACGTATTAAACGTTGTACTAGTACTCCATCAGCAGTTACGCCACATCAGCAACATCCTAATGACGATATGTCTCCCATTACGCAGTCAGCTCAGAAAATGACCAAATCTATGCAG GAAACCATGATGACACCGAGAAGTCGTAAACCTGTAGTAGCTTTGTCAAACTCAAACATACATAAAATGAAACCTTGTAACAGTGATTCAAGTATTTCAAATTTGCCAAGCCGACAGAGTCTAAACTCTGTATCATCTAATCCCTACTATTTAATGACTTCCGGAGATTCGCTCTCCAGTTCATTTCGAGATTATTTATTCAGTCAAAGTGTACTGACTGCTAGTCCAGTAGATCTCAGTTTTGGTGATACCAGTGCGTCATCCACACAGTCGTTACTTTCAGATTTGGAGGATGGCCAATTACAATTCTCTAAATGTACCTCGTCCACGGAAAGTTTACCGAAAAGAAAACGATTAACAAGTGAAAACTTTAATGAAACATTGCTGTGa
- the LOC132939769 gene encoding rho GTPase-activating protein 19 isoform X2, with protein sequence MAMELLDMNEDWKLANKLRIEDSEQFYTLVRMHLSFILESNIKEGDCSVEEKSKIKPIKWSFMKKDKCSVKGVMDGAPITQEGICQVYQLIDFLSQEENVMQEGIFRRNGSITRQQELKALLNQGQTLDLYNGQFTVHDCATVLKSFLAEQPEPIMTEAFYPAYCQISEFCQKMEINNNSQRLLRALQLLLLLLPFDNLVLLKDIIKLLHFTALHSDKNRMPPDNLATLFTGHLIVPRKLPAEELYQITQNLSHIVIYMIKLGFDLFKIPPNLSVDIRAYWSKKTLQPVKEEGTVATTVFSFTDRTTTTKENEENPTVKALAELYAHVHNLPESAEKRRMFIKRVSNHNSVITPNRSLTNSIKKHIFKKGSKFKQGSMKSAERQQLKETMMTPRSRKPVVALSNSNIHKMKPCNSDSSISNLPSRQSLNSVSSNPYYLMTSGDSLSSSFRDYLFSQSVLTASPVDLSFGDTSASSTQSLLSDLEDGQLQFSKCTSSTESLPKRKRLTSENFNETLL encoded by the exons atgGCAATGGAATTGTTGGATATGAATGAAGATTGGAAACTAGCTAATAAACTTAGAATAGAAGATTCTGAACAATTTTACACTTTGGTTCGAATGCATTTGTCATTTATACTGGAATCTAACATTAAAGA AGGGGATTGTTCAGTtgaagaaaaatcaaaaatcaaaccTATTAAATGGTCTTTTATGAAAAAAGACAAATGTTCCGTGAAAGGCGTTATGGATGGAGCACCAATTACTCAAGAAGGAATTTGTCAAGTATATCAACTTATTGATTTCTTGTCTCAAGAAgaaa atgtcATGCAAGAAGGTATATTTCGTAGAAATGGTTCAATCACCCGACAACAAGAACTGAAAGCACTTTTAAACCAAGGGCAAACATTAGATTTATACAACGGACAGTTTACTGTGCATGATTGTGCAACTGTTTTGAAATCGTTTTTAGCTGAACAACCTGAACCAATAATGACAGAAGCATTTTATCCAGCATATTGTCAAATATCAG AATTCTGTCAGAAAATGGAGATTAACAATAACAGTCAACGTTTACTGAGAGCGCTACAacttttgttgttgttattaccATTTGataatttggttttattaaaaGATATCATAAAATTACTTCACTTCACTGCTTTACATTCAGACAAGAACAGAATGCCACCAGACAATTTAGCAACATTATTTACTGGTCACTTAATTGTTCCAAGaaag ttaccaGCAGAAGAACTTTATCAGATAACTCAAAATCTATCACATATTGTCATTTATATGATTAAATTAGGATTTGACTTATTCAAAATCCCACCAAATTTATCTGTAGATATAAGAGCTTATTGGTCCAAAAAAACTTTACAACCTGTTAAG GAGGAAGGTACAGTTGCTACAACAGTGTTTTCATTCACTGATCGTACAACTACCACTAAAGAAAATGAAGAAAATCCAACAGTTAAAGCATTGGCTGAATTATATGCTCATGTACATAATCTACCAGAATCTGCAGAAAAGCGTAGAATGTTTATTAAACGTGTTAGCAATCACAATTCTGTTATTACACCAAATAGAAGTCTTACAAATTCTATCAAA aaacacatttttaaaaaaggatCAAAGTTTAAACAAGGTTCAATGAAGTCTGCAGAACGACAGCAACTAAAA GAAACCATGATGACACCGAGAAGTCGTAAACCTGTAGTAGCTTTGTCAAACTCAAACATACATAAAATGAAACCTTGTAACAGTGATTCAAGTATTTCAAATTTGCCAAGCCGACAGAGTCTAAACTCTGTATCATCTAATCCCTACTATTTAATGACTTCCGGAGATTCGCTCTCCAGTTCATTTCGAGATTATTTATTCAGTCAAAGTGTACTGACTGCTAGTCCAGTAGATCTCAGTTTTGGTGATACCAGTGCGTCATCCACACAGTCGTTACTTTCAGATTTGGAGGATGGCCAATTACAATTCTCTAAATGTACCTCGTCCACGGAAAGTTTACCGAAAAGAAAACGATTAACAAGTGAAAACTTTAATGAAACATTGCTGTGa